In one Phycisphaerae bacterium genomic region, the following are encoded:
- the fliN gene encoding flagellar motor switch protein FliN, with amino-acid sequence MADNPNDGLLSQDEINAALQAAGIESQMQEQTPSPASSETSPAQEPDTRVDASGRPFDEVAKAMAEAIAAEQAVAKAAPEASAPATASAPETAPTQTPAQPFEIPTLPPGTLPTAPAHGLDLLRDVDLSVKIELGRSRMLVEDVLRLGEGSVVELDKLAGDPVDVLVNDRLVARGEVLVLNDNFCVRINDILSRDVGQEEVA; translated from the coding sequence ATGGCGGATAACCCCAACGATGGACTCCTGAGCCAGGATGAGATCAACGCCGCGCTGCAAGCGGCGGGCATCGAATCGCAAATGCAAGAGCAGACGCCCTCGCCTGCATCATCCGAAACTTCCCCCGCTCAGGAGCCGGATACCCGCGTCGATGCCAGCGGCCGGCCCTTCGACGAGGTGGCCAAGGCGATGGCCGAGGCTATTGCCGCCGAACAGGCAGTCGCCAAGGCGGCACCCGAGGCGTCCGCCCCGGCGACCGCGTCCGCCCCGGAGACCGCGCCCACACAGACGCCCGCTCAGCCGTTCGAAATACCGACCCTGCCCCCGGGAACCCTCCCGACCGCCCCAGCCCATGGCCTGGATTTGCTCCGGGACGTCGATCTTTCGGTCAAAATCGAGCTCGGACGCAGCAGGATGTTGGTCGAGGATGTGCTCAGGTTGGGCGAAGGCTCCGTCGTTGAACTGGACAAACTGGCCGGCGACCCTGTGGACGTGTTGGTTAACGATCGGCTGGTCGCTCGGGGCGAAGTGCTTGTGCTCAACGACAACTTTTGTGTCCGAATCAACGACATCCTTTCGCGGGACGTCGGCCAGGAGGAGGTGGCCTGA